A stretch of DNA from Rheinheimera sp. MMS21-TC3:
CGCAAATCGGCTTTTTCATTAGACTCAATAACCGGCTTATTGCGGCGACTTTCCATAGCTGGAATTTTTGCTTCAAATCGTGAGTTTAAACCATGCTCAACAGGGCGCCCTTTGGCGATGGTTAGTTTAATTTTTGCACCTGGGTCAGCTTTACTAGCATGAGTAACTAGTTTAATAATATTTTCTTTACTAAAACCAAACACAATACCACTAGCTTGGGCCGCTTTAACAAGCATATTAGCTGAAATCGATTGTCCGCCCCAAGCACAAGTAATAGTAGCCGAAGCCGACATTTCATCTTCAGCAATTTCAAAACTTACTTCAGCATCAATTTTTTTAGCTATAATATAATTTAATTCTGCATCAGCTTGCGGTGATTGTTTAATTTTTTGTTGTAGTGTGTGATACTCATGTAACAAGTTAGTTAATTGGTCAGATAAAAGACGACAGCGCCCGTAGCCAGCTTCGTTAAGTTGAGTTTCAATGTCATTGCCGCTCAAAGGTTCTGAAGTCACTGGCACCGTTATTTTAATTGTTTGACTGTGCTCGGTAAATTGCATTTTTATATCACTACTTTAGATTCCAGTATAGGAACTACACCACTGCACCAAATAAACCACTAGAAGGCAAGCCCTGATTGTTGTTACAGGGCTAATAATTACTATTAAATATAACTTTCTTGATGAATACGAATAAATAAATCAGTATCAGACTTACTATAATCTATTTTGTATTCTTTATTATTGATTGCTTGAATAAATAATAATATTTTAGTTTCGCCAAATACTTCTGATCCAGAAACATTTACTACTTCCATATAACGCTCTTTAGCCTCGACACGATTGGCAGGCACCTTTTCATCGAACTTCTTTACACCATTTCTAGTGACAACTACTACAGGATCACTTTCTTCATTAACAATAATTAAATCTAACTTTTTATTTTTATGTATTAAGGTGTTACGACCACTAATTAAAAATGCCTTTTCATAAGTACTCATGTGTTTTCCTGCTGAAAATCTAATATCGCCAACATTATGATACAGTCATTACGCACTGTCTAGTTGGCCTCATTACAACTGCCTTAATCGCGCTGCATTAATTGTTTTACATAAAGTTACAGCATCATCTTTAGCTACATTTATGGCAATAAGCAACTCAAAACCTGTGCTATTAGCTAAGCGTTGCATACGCCAAGCAAAAGCCGCTTTAATGCCATTATATACTTGCTGTGAAGTTACAAAGTTATCTACTTCAGATAAAGAGTCAAGCCCACATTGACCACTGGCACAATTTTGTCGCACTGCATCAAGATATAAAGTACGCTGTTCTGTCATAATACGGACAGCTAAACGTAACGGCAAATGCTGTAAAAACTGATCATAATGGGTAACTTTAAAGCCTATAAAAGCTAAATCATTATTGTTAAATTCCGGAACGCCGCTATATAAAAAGCTCGACCAAGGTAATAACCAACTACCTTTACGATGATAATAATGGACGCCTTTATCATCTAGCTGTAATAAATAGCGAGGCTCTGACAATTTAGCCCAACCAGTAAAGATCCCTAAACCCGCCACTATCAAGGCCAAAGCAACAATTAGACTAAATTGTTGCTGCCAGAATATAAAAATTAGCAGCAAAATAATACTGATACTACTTATCAATATTAACCTTGCTCCACCTTTATTAGCAGAATTCTCTATAAATTGTTGTACCATACCAAGTCTATTTAAAAATTATCAATTGCTATTTATGGTTTAATATTACCTGAGTTTCACCCATTAGGAGTATATAATTACTAGTTCCGCCTACAATACGACCAATACCATTTCAAGTGCGATAACAGGAAATCACTTCAGTCATTTTTTCCATACAATAAGCTTGACTAAATCTTTTACTATTTTGCGGAGTTTTTGTGATCAAAATTCATTCTAAATTAATTTGGATAATATTAATTGGCTTACTAGCCTTTACAGCCTATTTATATTGGAATCCTTCATCGCAAAATAATCAACAACGTGGTGGTGGTTTTCCTGTTGCAGTTAAGACTGCTAAAGTTAAGACTAGTCCTATGATAATAAGCGTCTCTAGCTTGGGCACAGGCATAGCTAATCAATCAATTAAAGTTACCTCTCCTACCAGTGACTTTATAACTGAACTAAATATAGAAGAAGGTAAAGCCATTAAAAAAGATGCCGTGATAGCCCGCCTTCATGACGTCCAAGAGCGGGCTCGTGTTACTGAACTTGAAGCTGTTTTATCTGATCAAAAAAGGCAACTTGGTCGCTTAAAAAACTTAGCAACTACCCAAGCGACAGCACAATCATTAATTGATGAACAACAAACTCGAGTCAATACCAGTATTGCCCAACTTGATATAGCTAAAGCACAATTAGCAGAGATGACCATAACCGCACCTTTTGATGGCTATTTAGGCTTACGCCAAGTAAGTAAAGGTGCTTATTTAAATAGTGGCACTGTTATTACTACTTTAGATGATTTAAATACTTTAAAAGTAGAATTCAGTGTTGCTGAACATTATTTAGCAGCGCTTAAGTTAGGTATGCCTTTTAACATTAAAAATGCCGCTTATGGTGATATTACCTTCACCGGTAAAGTGAGTGCAATTGACACTCGGCTTGACCCTGTTACACGTACTATTACAGTGCATGGACAAATAGAAAACAGTGATTTGCGTTTACGCCCAGGTATGTTGTTACAAGTACAATTAGTGCTTGAAGAGCGTGTAGTAATGCAAATTTCTGAAAAAGCGTTAGTACCACAACAAGATAAACAATTTGTCTACTTAGTAGATGCAGACAATAAAGTGTCACGAAAAGAAGTAACAATTGGCCAGCGTATTCCAGGCTGGGTAGAAGTTATCTCTGGTTTAAAAGACGGCGATATCATTGTGATTGAAGGCACGCAAAAGCTTCGCGAAGGCAGCATGATTAATCAGGTTGGAGCGTAATATGTGGCTATCTGATACTTCGGTAAAACGTCCGGTTTTTGCCACTGTTGTTAACTTACTCTTAGTGGTATTCGGTATTGTTTGTTTTACAATGTTACCACTGCGGGAGTTCCCTGATATTGATTCACCTATAGTCAGTATTAGCACTACCTATCCTGGTGCATCTGCTGAAATTGTCGAGTCCAAAATTACTCAATTAATTGAAGATAGGATCAGCGGTGTAGAGGGCATTAAAAATATCACATCTAGCAGCCGCAATGGCAGATCCAACGTTACTATTGAGTTTAATGTTGAGCGTGATATTGATGCAGCAGCTAACGATGTTAGAGAACGAGTAGCCAGAGCATTAAATAACCTACCCGATCAAGCTAATCCACCAGAGGTCTATAAAGCTGGTGATGATGAAAGCACTATTGCTTGGTTTTTTCTTAACAGTGAGAACATGACTTCTTTAGAGCTTACTGATTACGCTGATCGCTATATAGTTGAGCGTTTCTCTGTGGTTGATGGTGTAGCACGCTTACAATTAGGCGGTGCCCGTGATTATGCCATGCGGGTTTGGCTAGATCGTGATGCTATGGCATCACGTGGTGTGACAGTACAAGAAATAGAAGCTGTACTGCGCAATGAAAACGTAGAACTGCCTGCGGGTAACATTAAATCGACCGATAGAGATTTTACTGTGCGCGTGGTGCGTACTTATAAAACTCAACAAGACTTTAGACGCTTAGTAATAAAGCGCGGTGATAATAACTACTTAGTCAGATTAGGTGAAGTAGCAGATGTGCTGTTAACAGCTAAAGATGAAGAAAATGAATTCCGAGGTGATGGTAAGAACTTACTAGGTATAGGTATTATTAAGCAATCTAAAGCTAATACCCTAGAAGTTGTTAAAAATGCTCGCGCTGAAATGGAGCGAATTAAAGCTAGCCTGCCTGATGGCACCACTATAGAGCCCGGCTATGATTCATCGCTCTTTATTGCCGAATCCATTAAAGAAGTTTATAACACTTTAGCCATAGCTATGGTGTTAGTTGTATTAGTTATTTTCTTGTTTTTGGGCAATATTCGCGCAACCTTTATTCCGGCAATAACAGTTCCGGTCGCTTTAGTCTCTGCCGTTACTGTCTTATATGCCCTAGATTTCTCAATCAACTTATTAACGCTATTAGCTATGGTATTAGCCATCGGCTTAGTAGTAGATGATTCTATTGTCGTATTAGAGAACATTTATCGCCGTATAGAGCGTGGCGAACATCCTTTACTTGCCTCCTATCGTGGGGCTCGTGAAGTCGGTTTTGCTGTTATTGCCACTACCTTAGTATTGATTTCGGTGTTTGTGCCGCTTATTTTTATGCAAGGTCAATTAGGTAAATTATTTACTGAATTTGCACTAGCCATAGCGGCTGCAGTCGCATTTTCAAGCGTCGCAGCTTTAACCCTCACCCCTATGTTATCTAGCAAACTTTTAGCCCATAAAAAGCGTGAAAGTAAATTAGGTATTTGGCTACATTCTGGCTTTAATAAGTTAGAAAATGCCTATCAACGGCAATTAGACATTGTATGTGAAACTCGTTGGCCAGTAATGATAGTGGTAGTTTTATGTTTTATTGCCAGCTTTTTACTAGTACGTATTTTACCGGGCGAATTAGCACCAAGTGAAGATCGCGGTACTTTCTTTATTATGATGAGCCCAGCTGAAGGGGCAAGTTATACTAGCAATAGCCGTAATATGCGCTTAATAGAAGATATTTTAATGCCATATTATGAAAAAGGTGAGTTTAATCGCCTACTTCTGCGCGTACCAGGATGGGGAAATAGTGGTGGTGTAGCTATAGTTGGTAGCGAAAACTGGACTAATGGTAAGCGTAAAACTCAAGAGTTAATGACGGAAGTTAGTAAAGAAATTAATGAGCTAGCTGATGTTCGTGCTTTTACTTTTATGCGTAGTGGCTTAGGTGGCGGCGGCGGCAGCAGCAGACCAATAAGCTTCGTATTGCAAGGTAACACCTATGAGGAGCTAGCTCGTTGGCGTGATATTGTGATAGAAAAAGCGGCTGAAAACCCTAATATATTAATGCTAGATCACGATTATAAAGAGACTGTTCCCCAAGTATTAGTAGAGATAAATACTGAGCGTGCCGGCGACTTAGGCATATCAGTAGGTGCTATAGGCCGTTCATTAGAAGCCATGTTAGGCGGCCGTCGTGTTACTACTTTCTTAGATCGCGGTAAAGAGTATGACGTTATCATAGAAGGTAAAGAGGATGACTTCTCGGCACCTGGTAGTATCTCTAATGTATACTTACGCTCATCAGTATCAGGCCAACTAATCTCTCTTGATAACTTAGTTACCTTAAAAGAAGAAGCAACATCGTCTAGCTTAAACAGATATAACCGGATGCGCTCTATCACTTTAAGCGGTAGTTTAGCACCTGGTTATAGTTTAGGTGAAGCCCTAGAATATTTAGAGAGTATTGTTAAAACAGAGATCCACGATACCGTTGGTATTGACTATAAAGGCGAGTCTTTACTGTACCAAGAAAGTGGCAATGCGACCTTAATGGTATTTATTTTAGCCTTACTTATTACTTATCTAGTATTAGCGGCTCAGTTTGAAAGCTTTATTCATCCTTTAGTAATTTTAATTACTGTGCCTTTGGGCTTAGTCGGTGCTTTGTCCGGTTTATACTTTAGTGGCATGACGCTAAATATATACAGTCAAATAGGCTTAATTATGTTGATTGGTTTAGTTGCTAAAAACGGCATCTTAATTGTCGAGTTTGCTAACCAACTTCGTGATGCTGGTGTCGAGTTTAGCCAAGCCGTAAAACAAGCCGCAACCCAACGCTTACGCCCTATTGTTATGACTGCTTTTACTACTTCTATGAGTAGTATTCCGCTGATTATTGCCAGCGGTCCTGGCTCAGAAAGTAGAATGGTAATAGGTATGGTTATTTTCTGTGGTGTGACTTTAGCAACTTTAATGACTATCTACGTTGTTCCTGTGACTTATATGGCCTTTGCACGTCACACTGGCTCACCTAAACGCTTAGAGCAAAAGTTAGCTAAGTTAGAACAAGAAAATATCAATGCTAGTGCAGCAGATGAAGTCGCGCCAACAACTTAATTAAGCGAACTAACATTTACTCTAGCTAAATTTTAAAAGCGCTCTAAACTAAATTAGAGCGCTTTTTTGTACAAAAAACCGTAAAAACTCGCTAACGAATATAAAGTTAATATTATGCTTACAAATAAAACGCTCTAGTAAACTAGATTTGGGAGACATTATGTCATTACAAACTGCAACCTTTGGCGCCGGCTGTTTTTGGTGCTTAGATGCGGCCATGAACAATCTTAACGGGGTTAAGCAAGCACTAAGCGGCTATATGGGCGGCGAGGCTAATTTAGCTAATTACCAAGATGTATGCTCAGGAAAAAGTGGCCATGCCGAAGTGGTTCAAGTTGTATTTGATCCTAGCATTATTAGCTTTGAGCAACTTTGTTTAATATTTTTTAGTTTGCATGACCCTACTCAATTAAATAGACAAGGTAACGACATAGGTAGTCAATATCGCTCTGTTATTTTTTACCACTGCCAAACCCAACTAGCCGTTGCCCAACAGCTAATTAAACAATTAACAGACCAAGCCGTGTTTGCTCAAAGTATTGTTACAGCTTTAACACCGGCTACCAATTTTTTTGTCGCCGAAAAGCAGCATCAAAACTATTTTCAACAACACCCTGAACAGGGATATTGCCAGATAATAATTGCGCCTAAAATGGCCAAGTTTCGCCAGCAATATGCCGACTTACTTAAAAGCTAACACTCACTACTCAACACTAGACTACAGCTTGTAGCTAAGGCTAAGTTTAACGTTAGCTCCTGCTGTAGCATAGCCTGCACTAGTTTGATATTGCTTATTAAATAGATTATTAACAGTTGTACGTAAACTCAGCTTAGAGCTAAGTTGATAGCTAGCGCCTAGCCCCCATAGCGTAAAGCTAGATACATTAGCCTCTGGTGCAAAATCACCTTGAAAAGTAGCACTTTGATAATCTGCCGTTACAAAAGCTGACCAATCATCAGCAGCATAACTTAGTCGCCAATTAAGAGTGTTTTCAGGTCTACGCTCAAGTTTATTGCCGGTACTGACATTTTTAGTATCTAACCAAGTATAAGCAATCTCATTGGTAAACTTACTCCATTGCTGAACCATGCTTAATTCAATACCAACTATTTTGGATAAGGTAATATTTTCAGCCTGCTTTATACCTTGAATTAGATTAGTAACATCACGCTGAAACCAGCTTAGCTCAAGTTGTAATTGAGCACTATTATAACGTAAGGCCAGCTCATCGGCTAAAGATTGCTCTGGCTTTAAGTTGGGATTAGCATAACCTGGATAATATAACGCATTAAATGATGGGATTTTAAACGCCGTCGCCCGACTTGCCCGCACTAACCAGTGCGGTAAAAACTGATAGCCTACAGCCAGTTGCCAAGTATTTTCAGCACCATATTGATCAAACATATCGCGCCGAGCCGCGGCCTCTAATTGCAGTCCATTTTGCTGATAACTTACCCCTGTAAATAAAGCCCTATTTATTCGGCTAGTCTGTTCATAAGCGGTAGCAGAGCGCTCAACTTGCTCTTGATACCAATTAACCCCGCCTAGCAGCGTAACAGAGGAACTAACTTGGCTATAAGCCTGATAGTTAAGCTCATCCCGTTCGGTCATAAAGGGCGAGCGTGAGTTAGAGCCAAAGCTCGTATCATTATCTAAGCTACGACTCAGTTGTAGCTGATGCTGCCACTGACCTAGTTGATGCTGCCAACCTAGTAGATAATTTCTATTTAAGCTATCGGCTTGGTCTTCATCATTCCAGGCAGAATCAAATTGGTATCGGCCTGAGCTTAGATCGGTTTGTACTTGCCATAAGCCAAAACGGGTTTGATAATCGGCTGCTAGCTTAGCAAACTGCTGCTGATAGCCGTCTTTGTCGGCATCTAAATTGGGTTGGCTATTAAAGCCATCAGCTCTACTACCGCCTACAGTTGCCCGCAGAATAAGCGCATCAATAGTATGGCTAGCACTAATATCAGCGCCAACTTGGCCATAACTACCCGTATTGGCATTAACCTCAAGCACTGCATTGCTGCGCCTAGTGGTAATAGCAATAATACCGGATAATGCATCGGCACCATAAAAAGCAGCCCTTGGCCCTCGAATTACTTCTATTCGCTCAATTAACTCCAGCGGCACCATAGATAAGGCTTTATAACCTAAGGTGGCCGAACCTAGCCTTACACCATCTATTAACACTAAACTATGGCCAGTATTCCCCCCTCGAATATACACACTGGCATTTTGGCCTCTACCTCCATCGCGTGATAGATTAATGCCTACTAGCTGAGACAATAAGTTAGGTAAGTCATCCGCTTGTCTAGCCATAATGTCGGCTCGCTCTAATACCGTTACACTAGCTAATACCTGCTGTTGGGCAGTTGTATAACGGTTAGCATAAATACTAATATGCTCCATTTCATGGGTAAGATTAGCTTGATTATTCATAACCGAAGCAGCAAGATTACCACTCCATGCGACTAAACTAGCCGCTACAGCAGATTTAAACATAAAGACTCCAAAAACGTGCCCACCGCACCTTTGTAATACCTTGATTTATTTGGCCGGTCTCCGGGCTGACAACCTGCTTGCGCCTACCCTTGCCTTCCCATCAATTGACAGTGGCTATTAAGGGTATTCAGTTGTTTACCGTTGCGGGGGCAGCTCTGGATTTACACCAGATTCCCGATTATCTGCATTTTCAGCAGCACCAAAAAAAAGCGGCTTCCTGATGAAGCCGCGGGCAGTTTAGCCTGAGTTACTGACAGCGCCAATAGGCGTCTAGCTATTTTAATTGAAGATTAATCGCGGAAATTATTAAACTGAAAGGCTTGTTCTAGCTCTGCAGAACGGACAACTGCCATAGCCTCTTGCAAGTCATCACGCTTTTTACCGGTAACCCGCACTTGCTCACCTTGAATAGAAGCTTGCACTTTTAACTTATTATCTTTAATTAACTTAACTAATTTTTTTGCCATAGCCGCATCAATACCTTGTTGCAAGGTTAAGCTTTGGCTATAAGTTTTGCCTGAGTGAACAATATCACCCTCTTTAAAAGAACGTACATCTAAACCACGTTTAATAGCTTTATTTAAAAAAATCTCTAGCATTTGCTGTAATTGAAACTCAGCTTCTGCTTGCATGGTTATCAATTTATCTTTAATGGTAAATTCAGCTTCTACACCACGAAAGTCAAAACGTGTCGCTAACTCTCGATTTGAATTTTCTACTGCATTAAGCACTTCTTGCTGATCAACCTCAGAAACAATATCAAATGATGGCATGCCCATTCTCCTAAACTTAAGATTTGTCTGCTAGCGATTATAACCACAAAACTGCTACAATCCGAGCCAGTTCTGCAAATTAACAACCGAACCTTCAGAGCTAAGAATTTAATGCTTAAATAGGCAGTTAAAAAGGATGTATTTGTGCCCCAACAATTTTATCGCATAGTCTGTATCTTAGGCTTTGCTGTGGCAACAGCCAGTTTTTTAGCTGAGCTGCAAGGTTACTCTATAGCTGGTGGTTTAGCCCATTTAGATAAACTAGCTCATTTTATTATTTTTGCTGTGTTAAGCGGTTTATTATGGAAAGGTTTTAAATTAACCCTAGTACCCGCATTTATTTTATTGAGCAGCTATGGTGCCGCCATAGAATTAGCTCAGCATTACTTTACCCGTCGTAATGGTGATTGGTTTGATTTATTAGCAGATATTGCTGGTATTGTTAGCTTTTATATTTGTAGAGCATTATGGCATCGTATCCGGCCACGCAGCTAGACCTAAACTGGACCATAGTTGGTCAAGGTGCCATTGGCTTATTAGCTGCTTGTCGCCTGCAACAGCAATCTAATACTGTGACCTTGCATTTACGCCAGCCTAATAGTCTAGATATTATGTTTACCGCCACTGATGGCCAGCAACAGCAATATTATTTTAGCCCTGCTGTTGCACCTTATCAGGCTGTCTTAGTACCCATTAAAAGTTACGATGTCCTTGCGGGGATTAAAGAATTAATTCCGTTACTAAGCACTCAAGCGCAAATAATATTATCCCACAATGGCATGGGGACTATTGAGCAAGTTTTACCCCTACTATTACCAAGCCAAGGATTATGGTTTTTAACTACTACTCATGCTGCTCTTAAAACCTCAGCTACAACGCTGCAGCATACTGGTCAAGGTCAATCGGTATTAGCGCCTTTAAATCTAGCTGCAAACAAGCAATCTAGTGCGGTTAAACAGGCAATGACAATAGCCTTAGGCCCAGTTCAGCTAGCAACGGATATTAAACCGTTTTTATGGCAAAAGTTATTAATTAATGCCGTAATTAATCCCTTAACGGCTATTAATAATTGCAAAAATGGTGACTTGTTAGCAGCTAAGTATACAAAAACTATTCAGCAGCTAGTAACTGAAGTCTGTGCAGTAAGCCAAGCTACGGGGTATAAAATGGCTATTGAGGAATCTGTGCAACGAGTACGCCACGTTATGCAGGCAACAGCCACTAACTTTAGCTCAATGCAGCAAGATGTTTATCATCAACGGCAAACAGAAATTAATGCTATTTCTGGTTTTATAGTTGAACAAGGCCGGCAATACGCTATAAATACGCCGGTTAATTTGCAGCTACAACAACAAGTGTTACAGCTGCAGCAAAGCTATGGCCTGTAAACAGCTATATTCTTAAAGCCTTGTTCTTGCATCACTAAAGCTTGTAAACGGCTCATTACCCCTTGATCACAGTAAAAGTAATACTGTTTAGTTTGATCTAAAGTAGAAAATTGACTCTGTAAGCGAAAGAAAGGTAACTCAATAACTTCCACATCCACCAGCTGTAAGGGCTTAAGATCGGTTTCTTCAGGTGAGCGAATATCCACCACTATACTTGTAGCGGGTAGCTCGCTTAACTCACTTACTATCTGTGCTTGTTGATCGGCTTGAAAATCAATAGTGCGGATATCTAAAACTTTAGCTTGCTGTACCGCATTGTCTAAGACGCTAAAGTCAAAGTTTTCTTCATTAGCTAACACCTCTGATAACACAGCATTAATAGTGGGTTTACGCGAGATTACACCACAATACTCTGGCATACTTTTAGCAATATCTTCAGCCCCTATCTGTTTAGCTATATCTATAATCTGTTGTTTATCATGATATATAAGCGGCCTTAATATCAGCATATCTGTCACTCTATCGATAGCATTTAAGTTTGCTATGGTCTGGCTAGATACTTGACCGATACTCTCGCCGGTGACAATAGCTTTAATACCCAGGTTTTCAGCCACAGTGCTAGCAGCACGCATCATCATCCGTTTTAAAACCACGCCCATTAGACCGTTGTCTATTTTTTCTAGTATTTCATCTACTACAGGAGCAAAGTTAACGCTAACAAACTTAACTTTGTGCGACAAACTGTACTTATGCCAGATCAAATGGGCCATTTCACGCACACCAGTCTCATGCGCTGCTCCACCTAAGTTAAAAAACACATAATGGGTGCGTAAGCCTTTACGGATCATTAAATAACTTGCGACAGCAGAATCATAGCCGCCTGAAATTAATGACAACACATCCGACTGAGAAGGTAATGGGAAACCGCCCATACCAGCATGAGTTTGCCTAACCATTAGCAGTAAATTGCGCTTTATTTCTAAGTTTACGGTTAAATCAGGCTTTTTAAGCTGCACCTTAGCACTGGCTACTAGCTGATTTAAGCCACCACCAATATACCGCTCAGCTTCTATCGAACTAAAATCATGGCTTCCCATGCGACGAACACGAACACAAAAGGTTTTATTTTCAAGCTGGCTAGCATAAACATCTTTAACTTGCTGATAAATATCATCTAAAGAAGTAAATTGGCTCGACTGCATTTCAGAGAAATTAACAATGCCTGGGATACAGCTTAAACGATCAATTAGTTTTTGCCGTAACTCTGCGCTATCGCTGTCGCAACGAACAGTAAGATGATCAAAGTTATTATTCACCCGCACAGCAGCATCAACCTGAACTAAAATGGTTTTTAAATTACGCTCTAATAATTTAGTTTGCCGTTTGCGAACAGAATTGCTTTTAATAACAATTTCAGGATGGAGCTTAATAATAAATTCAATCATAAGAGGTTTAAGTTGTGGCAGAAAAAGTGGCGCAGATTATAGCGGATCTATTACTAAAGACCTAATCTGCGCCAAAAATTAGTTAGTTTCACCCTCTAAACTAACAGGAGTAGATTCTTTAGCCTTACCTTGCATGATAGATATTTCTACCCGACGGTTACGCCGCCTATTGACTTCAGTATCATTTGGCTCTAGCGGTTTAGTATCGGCATGGCCAACTACCACTAATCGGGTTCGATCAAAACCCTGTGCTTTTACCATTTCTGTCGCCACCGATACAGCTCGTTGCGCCGATAAGTCCCAATTATTAGTATGCAACTCATTTGACACTTGAATGTCATCGGTATGGCCAGTTACAGTTATTTCACCAGGAACATCATTAAGCAATAAGCCAATGCGCTGCACTATTGGTTTAAACCTTGGTTGTAAAAAAGATGAGCCAGAAGCAAAAGAACCATTTTCTCGAATACGAATAATAATTTGCTGGCCTAAAGATTCCAACTCAATAGCACCATCAAGAATTTGTTGCTCTAATTGCTCGGCTAGCTTTTTCACTTCTTTATTAGTTCTATCTTGGGCAGCTTGCTGAGCCGCTTCTGCTTCCGATATTTGCTCGGCATTACTGGCAGACTCACCGCCTATCATATCGTCACGCTGCTCTTTTCTGCCCCCAGCAGAGTCTTCATCACCAGCTTGAAACTCAATAACTTGCTGAGTTACTTCCATGGTTTGTTGCTGTAAGGTTTCTATTGGTGTTGGCTCAGGTCGGCCAGGACGAAATTCTAATGCAATAACACTAGTGCCTTTTGGAATATCATCAACTTCAATTTTATTTTGCACCCCAAAAGCCATCTTCATCGAGCCAGCTATTTGCTTAAACTTAAGCACATCCATTTCAGAAAAGGCTAACAATAAAACAAAGAAGCACATTAAAAGTGCCATTAAGTCAGCAAAGGTGTTCATATACATTGGCAAGCCCGGAGGCGGACATTTACACTCTTCAGCTTCATCATTCATTTTAATCTACCACTACTTCTTGGCGTTTACTTTGCGCTAAATAATTACGCAAAATTCCTTCAATTATTTTCGGATTTTGACCATCTTGGATCCCTAAAATAGCATCAACAATCAACTGGTAGTTTTGTTTTTCTTGCTGGTTTCTTACCGCTAATTTATCTGCAATAGGGATAGCAATAACGTTAGCAATAAAAGCACCGTATAAAGTGGTTAATAATGCTACAGCCATAGCTGGGCCAATTGCTTTTGGATCATCCATATTCGATAACATAGCCACTAAACCAACTAAAGTACCTATCATCCCCATAGCGGGGGCAACTTCGCCTAACCCTTTAAATACACCAATAGCAATTTCATGGCGTTTCTCGGTTAGGCTAATATCTTTTAACAAAGTGGATCTCACCACATCACCATCATGACCATCCACTAACATATTTACGCCTTTTTGCA
This window harbors:
- the msrA gene encoding peptide-methionine (S)-S-oxide reductase MsrA — protein: MSLQTATFGAGCFWCLDAAMNNLNGVKQALSGYMGGEANLANYQDVCSGKSGHAEVVQVVFDPSIISFEQLCLIFFSLHDPTQLNRQGNDIGSQYRSVIFYHCQTQLAVAQQLIKQLTDQAVFAQSIVTALTPATNFFVAEKQHQNYFQQHPEQGYCQIIIAPKMAKFRQQYADLLKS
- a CDS encoding DUF2982 domain-containing protein, with amino-acid sequence MVQQFIENSANKGGARLILISSISIILLLIFIFWQQQFSLIVALALIVAGLGIFTGWAKLSEPRYLLQLDDKGVHYYHRKGSWLLPWSSFLYSGVPEFNNNDLAFIGFKVTHYDQFLQHLPLRLAVRIMTEQRTLYLDAVRQNCASGQCGLDSLSEVDNFVTSQQVYNGIKAAFAWRMQRLANSTGFELLIAINVAKDDAVTLCKTINAARLRQL
- a CDS encoding efflux RND transporter permease subunit, with protein sequence MWLSDTSVKRPVFATVVNLLLVVFGIVCFTMLPLREFPDIDSPIVSISTTYPGASAEIVESKITQLIEDRISGVEGIKNITSSSRNGRSNVTIEFNVERDIDAAANDVRERVARALNNLPDQANPPEVYKAGDDESTIAWFFLNSENMTSLELTDYADRYIVERFSVVDGVARLQLGGARDYAMRVWLDRDAMASRGVTVQEIEAVLRNENVELPAGNIKSTDRDFTVRVVRTYKTQQDFRRLVIKRGDNNYLVRLGEVADVLLTAKDEENEFRGDGKNLLGIGIIKQSKANTLEVVKNARAEMERIKASLPDGTTIEPGYDSSLFIAESIKEVYNTLAIAMVLVVLVIFLFLGNIRATFIPAITVPVALVSAVTVLYALDFSINLLTLLAMVLAIGLVVDDSIVVLENIYRRIERGEHPLLASYRGAREVGFAVIATTLVLISVFVPLIFMQGQLGKLFTEFALAIAAAVAFSSVAALTLTPMLSSKLLAHKKRESKLGIWLHSGFNKLENAYQRQLDIVCETRWPVMIVVVLCFIASFLLVRILPGELAPSEDRGTFFIMMSPAEGASYTSNSRNMRLIEDILMPYYEKGEFNRLLLRVPGWGNSGGVAIVGSENWTNGKRKTQELMTEVSKEINELADVRAFTFMRSGLGGGGGSSRPISFVLQGNTYEELARWRDIVIEKAAENPNILMLDHDYKETVPQVLVEINTERAGDLGISVGAIGRSLEAMLGGRRVTTFLDRGKEYDVIIEGKEDDFSAPGSISNVYLRSSVSGQLISLDNLVTLKEEATSSSLNRYNRMRSITLSGSLAPGYSLGEALEYLESIVKTEIHDTVGIDYKGESLLYQESGNATLMVFILALLITYLVLAAQFESFIHPLVILITVPLGLVGALSGLYFSGMTLNIYSQIGLIMLIGLVAKNGILIVEFANQLRDAGVEFSQAVKQAATQRLRPIVMTAFTTSMSSIPLIIASGPGSESRMVIGMVIFCGVTLATLMTIYVVPVTYMAFARHTGSPKRLEQKLAKLEQENINASAADEVAPTT
- a CDS encoding efflux RND transporter periplasmic adaptor subunit; the protein is MIKIHSKLIWIILIGLLAFTAYLYWNPSSQNNQQRGGGFPVAVKTAKVKTSPMIISVSSLGTGIANQSIKVTSPTSDFITELNIEEGKAIKKDAVIARLHDVQERARVTELEAVLSDQKRQLGRLKNLATTQATAQSLIDEQQTRVNTSIAQLDIAKAQLAEMTITAPFDGYLGLRQVSKGAYLNSGTVITTLDDLNTLKVEFSVAEHYLAALKLGMPFNIKNAAYGDITFTGKVSAIDTRLDPVTRTITVHGQIENSDLRLRPGMLLQVQLVLEERVVMQISEKALVPQQDKQFVYLVDADNKVSRKEVTIGQRIPGWVEVISGLKDGDIIVIEGTQKLREGSMINQVGA